In the Rhizobium sp. CB3090 genome, one interval contains:
- a CDS encoding truncated hemoglobin, protein MNNDIQGRAAHLAGIREKAEAEMAGMGIDAAFIDRLVDTFYGRIQAHPRLGPVFDGRLAGRWPDHMEKMKRFWSSVAFKNGAYGGKPVQAHLGVEGIAPDLFPEWLALFSETLADIAPSDEAKAWFMATAERIAKSLTLSLFYNPAVDDPARKTV, encoded by the coding sequence GTGAATAATGACATACAGGGCCGCGCCGCTCACCTGGCCGGCATTCGTGAGAAGGCCGAAGCCGAGATGGCCGGCATGGGCATCGATGCAGCCTTCATCGACAGGCTTGTCGATACTTTCTACGGCCGCATTCAAGCCCATCCCAGACTTGGTCCCGTTTTTGACGGACGTCTTGCCGGCCGCTGGCCGGACCATATGGAGAAGATGAAACGCTTCTGGTCGTCGGTCGCTTTCAAGAACGGCGCCTATGGCGGTAAGCCGGTGCAGGCACATCTCGGCGTCGAAGGCATCGCGCCCGATCTCTTTCCGGAATGGCTGGCGCTGTTTTCCGAAACACTTGCCGACATAGCACCCTCGGATGAAGCCAAGGCCTGGTTTATGGCGACGGCCGAGCGAATCGCCAAGAGCCTGACGCTATCGCTCTTCTATAATCCGGCGGTGGATGATCCGGCGAGAAAGACCGTTTAA
- a CDS encoding transglutaminase-like cysteine peptidase translates to MRIKGVFVAFAAIVAMSSSAMPAPQNTASMTIGGVTSQPIGHYEFCERHTDECGPTRNTGPVDMNANTWALVTQINLRVNKTITPATDMEVYGQEEYWEYPKTAGDCEDFALLKRKLLMQKGISAANLLMTVVRKPDGEGHAVLTLRTQQGDYILDNLDDEVKVWYKTPYSYLKRQASYNAGRWVTIENGNDVLVGAVK, encoded by the coding sequence GTGCGTATTAAGGGCGTATTCGTTGCCTTCGCAGCTATTGTTGCGATGTCGTCGTCGGCCATGCCGGCCCCCCAGAACACAGCATCGATGACCATCGGCGGCGTCACGTCGCAGCCCATCGGGCATTATGAATTTTGTGAGCGCCACACCGACGAATGCGGTCCGACGCGCAATACCGGTCCTGTCGATATGAATGCCAACACCTGGGCGCTGGTCACCCAGATCAACCTGCGCGTCAACAAGACCATCACGCCCGCCACAGACATGGAAGTCTATGGCCAGGAAGAATATTGGGAATATCCTAAGACGGCCGGTGATTGCGAAGATTTCGCGCTCCTGAAGCGCAAGCTTCTGATGCAGAAGGGCATTTCCGCCGCCAATCTTCTGATGACGGTCGTGCGCAAGCCCGATGGCGAGGGCCATGCCGTGCTGACGTTGCGTACCCAGCAGGGCGACTACATTCTCGATAATCTCGATGACGAGGTGAAGGTCTGGTACAAGACCCCCTATTCCTATCTGAAGCGTCAGGCGAGCTACAATGCCGGCCGCTGGGTCACCATCGAAAACGGCAACGACGTCCTGGTCGGTGCAGTCAAGTAA
- the mbfA gene encoding iron exporter MbfA, whose amino-acid sequence MLLGFFRSPKRSFASLTEQEILAIAIASEEDDARIYLAYADILRASYPDSAKVFEDMAEVEDTHRKTLIDMHRKRFGERIPLIRREHVSGFYERKPDWLRKNLSLEAIRAEAEGMEQQAYNFYVEAGKRVADASTRQLLGDLALAEQGHEDIARMLGDKHTPQSVKEEEDADAHRKFVLTYVQPGLAGLMDGSVSTLAPIFAAAFATQQTWQTFLVGLSASVGAGISMGFTEAAHDDGKISGRGSPVKRGLACGVMTALGGLGHALPYLIPHFWTATITAAIIVFFELWAIAFIQNKYMETPFLRAAFQVVVGGSLVLAAGILIGNG is encoded by the coding sequence ATGTTGCTCGGGTTTTTCCGCTCGCCAAAACGTTCCTTTGCCTCTTTGACCGAACAGGAAATTCTCGCAATTGCCATCGCCTCGGAAGAGGACGATGCGCGCATCTATCTCGCCTACGCCGATATTCTAAGAGCCAGTTATCCGGACTCCGCCAAGGTGTTCGAGGACATGGCCGAGGTCGAAGACACGCATCGCAAGACGCTGATCGACATGCACCGCAAGCGTTTCGGCGAGCGCATCCCGCTGATCCGGCGCGAACATGTCAGTGGTTTCTACGAACGCAAGCCGGATTGGCTGCGCAAGAACCTCTCGCTCGAAGCCATTCGTGCCGAAGCCGAGGGCATGGAGCAGCAGGCCTATAATTTTTACGTCGAGGCGGGCAAGCGGGTTGCCGACGCCTCGACGCGCCAGCTTCTCGGCGATCTGGCACTGGCCGAACAGGGACATGAAGACATCGCCCGTATGCTCGGCGACAAACACACGCCACAGTCGGTGAAGGAGGAAGAGGACGCGGATGCCCACCGCAAATTCGTCCTGACCTATGTGCAGCCGGGCCTTGCCGGCTTGATGGACGGCTCCGTCTCGACGCTTGCGCCGATCTTCGCCGCCGCCTTCGCGACGCAGCAGACATGGCAGACCTTCCTCGTCGGCCTCTCGGCTTCCGTCGGCGCCGGCATTTCCATGGGCTTCACCGAAGCCGCGCATGACGACGGTAAGATTTCCGGCCGCGGTTCGCCGGTCAAGCGCGGCCTTGCCTGCGGCGTCATGACGGCGCTCGGCGGATTGGGGCACGCGCTTCCCTATCTCATTCCCCATTTCTGGACGGCCACCATCACCGCCGCTATCATCGTCTTCTTCGAGCTTTGGGCGATCGCCTTCATTCAGAACAAATATATGGAGACGCCATTTCTCCGCGCCGCCTTCCAGGTCGTCGTCGGCGGCTCATTGGTGTTGGCCGCCGGCATATTGATTGGAAATGGGTGA